The Pseudomonas hefeiensis genomic sequence AGTGTAATGGGGGAAGCCACATCTCATCGGCAAGCGCCAGACTCCCACCTTGCGAAATATCGTGGAGTTCTACCTGACGTGCTGCTCGGCTATTGGCAGCAAGAAGGCTGGTGCGGGTACGCCAATGGGCTTTTCTGGACAGTGGACCCGGATGACTACAAACACCTGCTCGATATGTGGCTCGCGGACACTGTATTTCCGCAGATAGATAACTACCACGTTATTGCGAGAAGTGCGTTCAGGACCCTTTATGCCTGGGGAGAAAAGTACAATCAGAAAATTGTTGTTTCGTGCCCGACGGGCTCCTTCGTAGCATTGATGAGTAAGCTGAAAGCGCCCAGTAATAATCCAGACCTTGCCATTCAGACATTTTTCGCTATGTCTGATAAGGAGCGTTTCGATTTGGAAGATGGTCAGGGTGAGTTTCTATTTGAGCGAGCGCTGGCGAAGTTGGGCCCTTTGGACGAAAGTGAGCTCTACGGCTTTGAGCCGGCTTTGTTCGTTGGAGGCACTGCGTCGTTAGAGCATTTGGTTAAGTGCAATCTGGATGTCCATTTGACGGTGCTTAGTCGAATGCGATCCTGAGAAGCAGGGGGGGCCGTGAAGAAAACGGGCGACCCACTAGGGGAGAGGGGGGAGATTTATTTAATTGCTCTGTTCTTAAATAAAACTATCCCCTTTTCTTTTTCTCCTTTTCTTGGTAATTGTTGGTTTTAAGAATGCACCTAAGGGTGGGAGCTGATGAGTGAGCAGGAGCTGTATCAAAGAATTGGCCAGCTTTTGTTGGAT encodes the following:
- a CDS encoding GAD-like domain-containing protein, with product MRDEDFGYFISVMGEATSHRQAPDSHLAKYRGVLPDVLLGYWQQEGWCGYANGLFWTVDPDDYKHLLDMWLADTVFPQIDNYHVIARSAFRTLYAWGEKYNQKIVVSCPTGSFVALMSKLKAPSNNPDLAIQTFFAMSDKERFDLEDGQGEFLFERALAKLGPLDESELYGFEPALFVGGTASLEHLVKCNLDVHLTVLSRMRS